One segment of Dolichospermum sp. DET69 DNA contains the following:
- a CDS encoding OstA family protein produces the protein MIPRYQLMKSQIRRLGLALVLPVSLVGAVVLPNQLQPATAQSGGNRPLTIRSDTQEYDAKTQVITARGNVQMVYPARQIQATSAQAQYFSKEKRIDFSGNVYILQQGSNSIRAEKVTYLIDEGKFIALPQSNRQVESVYMIEDANPNRQTTKPAPKTPALKRSN, from the coding sequence ATGATACCTCGCTATCAATTGATGAAATCACAGATACGCCGTTTAGGATTAGCCTTGGTACTTCCAGTTTCCCTTGTGGGTGCGGTAGTATTGCCTAACCAATTGCAACCCGCTACAGCCCAATCTGGGGGAAATCGTCCCCTAACTATCCGCTCTGATACCCAAGAATATGACGCGAAAACCCAAGTAATTACTGCTCGTGGTAACGTGCAAATGGTGTATCCGGCTCGCCAAATTCAAGCCACATCTGCTCAAGCACAATACTTTAGTAAAGAAAAACGGATTGATTTCAGTGGTAATGTTTACATTTTGCAACAGGGTAGCAATAGTATTCGCGCGGAAAAAGTCACCTATTTAATTGACGAAGGTAAATTTATTGCTCTACCCCAATCTAACCGTCAGGTAGAATCTGTATACATGATTGAGGATGCTAATCCCAATAGACAAACTACTAAACCAGCCCCAAAAACTCCAGCCTTAAAGCGTTCTAATTAG
- a CDS encoding DUF309 domain-containing protein produces the protein MSEIMPEEFWQGVEEFNSGQFYACHDILEALWIDSIEPDKTFYQGILQIAVGLYHLGNHNRRGAMILLGEGSNRLKRYLPDYGSINVEELFTQSVDLLKTLQEESLEPVANSELLENKVWLLPSIQCLNCDLFD, from the coding sequence ATGAGCGAAATCATGCCTGAAGAGTTTTGGCAAGGTGTAGAAGAGTTCAATTCTGGGCAGTTCTATGCTTGTCATGACATTCTCGAAGCACTCTGGATTGATAGTATCGAACCAGATAAAACTTTTTATCAAGGCATTCTGCAAATTGCCGTAGGACTCTATCATCTGGGTAATCATAACCGCCGAGGCGCGATGATTCTTTTAGGAGAAGGTAGCAATCGTCTTAAGCGTTATCTACCCGACTACGGCAGTATTAATGTAGAAGAATTATTTACTCAAAGTGTGGATTTGTTAAAAACACTACAAGAAGAAAGTCTAGAACCAGTGGCAAATAGCGAATTGCTGGAAAATAAAGTTTGGCTTTTACCCAGTATTCAATGTCTGAACTGTGATTTGTTTGATTAG
- a CDS encoding ferredoxin--nitrite reductase, translating to MVKSEVNSKSSDKSLEAMRHFSEQYAKRTGTYFCSEPSVTAVVIEGLAKHKDEIGAPLCPCRHYEDKEAEVNAAFWNCPCVPMRERKECHCMLFLTPENEFAGEKQEISLETIKEVRDTMG from the coding sequence ATGGTTAAATCAGAAGTTAATTCAAAATCCAGTGATAAAAGCCTAGAAGCAATGCGGCATTTTTCCGAACAATACGCCAAGCGGACTGGCACATACTTCTGTTCTGAACCTTCCGTGACCGCAGTTGTTATCGAAGGACTAGCCAAGCATAAAGATGAAATCGGTGCGCCTTTATGTCCTTGTCGTCACTACGAAGATAAAGAAGCAGAAGTTAACGCTGCCTTTTGGAACTGTCCTTGTGTACCCATGCGCGAACGCAAAGAATGCCACTGTATGCTATTCCTCACTCCTGAAAATGAATTTGCTGGTGAGAAACAAGAAATTTCCCTGGAGACTATCAAAGAAGTTCGGGATACTATGGGATGA
- a CDS encoding DUF58 domain-containing protein: MKITKKINNWLETHAAAPAYGGWVLAGISVCYLGAGINTMAGWLYVISGVSFALLGLSGFVAVRSLMGIIVKRRPIEPITAGDDLKIEIEIHNHSKKPASLLQVRDILPFILGQPVQQNIEAIPPQDSYHWTYYHPVEKRGIYRWHTVELATGAPWGLFWCRRPRPCEARVIVYPTVLPLTACPLIDEIGQEDSERGDPRGKPLQMATTGLVRSLRPYRIGDPTRLIHWRSSARYGELRVRELEVITGGQEIIIAIDSSFQWPQELFEQAVIAAASLYFYAQQQKLQVQLWTSATGLITGNIAVLETLAATNPIEKNSLPPDHCPLIWLTQNSYTTSSLPLGSRWLLWQNPDSPAETVINREYPGIVIQNEQELQPQLQKALSSI; this comes from the coding sequence ATGAAAATAACTAAAAAAATCAACAATTGGCTGGAAACCCATGCAGCCGCCCCTGCTTATGGTGGTTGGGTGTTAGCGGGTATCTCTGTATGTTACTTAGGTGCAGGGATTAATACCATGGCTGGCTGGCTGTATGTCATTAGTGGTGTTAGTTTTGCCCTTTTAGGATTATCAGGTTTTGTGGCTGTGCGATCGCTTATGGGTATAATTGTTAAACGTCGTCCCATTGAACCAATAACCGCCGGTGACGACCTGAAAATTGAAATAGAAATTCATAATCACAGCAAAAAACCTGCCAGTTTATTGCAAGTTAGAGACATTCTCCCATTTATTCTTGGTCAACCAGTCCAGCAAAATATTGAAGCTATTCCCCCACAAGATAGTTACCACTGGACTTATTATCACCCTGTTGAAAAAAGAGGAATTTACCGCTGGCACACCGTAGAATTGGCTACAGGTGCGCCTTGGGGTTTATTTTGGTGTCGTCGTCCCCGTCCATGTGAAGCTAGGGTAATTGTTTATCCTACCGTGTTACCCCTGACTGCTTGCCCTTTAATTGATGAAATAGGACAAGAAGACAGCGAAAGAGGAGATCCTCGCGGTAAACCCTTACAGATGGCAACAACGGGTTTAGTGCGATCGCTGCGTCCCTATCGCATAGGTGATCCTACTCGCTTAATTCATTGGCGGTCTAGCGCTCGTTATGGAGAATTACGAGTCCGGGAATTAGAAGTGATTACCGGGGGACAAGAAATTATCATTGCCATAGATAGTTCCTTCCAATGGCCACAAGAATTATTTGAACAAGCGGTAATTGCTGCGGCTTCCTTGTATTTTTATGCCCAACAGCAAAAACTGCAAGTGCAACTATGGACATCAGCCACAGGTTTAATTACAGGGAATATCGCAGTTTTGGAGACCTTAGCAGCTACCAACCCCATCGAAAAAAATAGTTTACCACCAGATCACTGTCCCCTAATTTGGCTGACACAAAACTCCTACACCACATCCTCTTTACCCTTGGGTAGTCGTTGGCTACTATGGCAAAATCCAGATTCACCCGCCGAAACCGTCATTAATCGAGAATATCCCGGCATTGTCATCCAAAACGAACAAGAACTACAACCGCAATTACAAAAAGCTCTTAGTTCAATTTGA
- the mtnA gene encoding S-methyl-5-thioribose-1-phosphate isomerase — MVYPVIWKDNSVSLIDQTRLPNEYTVVEIHRSEDMAQAIITMIVRGAPAIGVAAAYGMYLGAREIETSDNQEFLAKLEKVANLLRSTRPTAVNLFWAIGRMMQTAYETLGTVAEIQQTLLETAKKINAEDLQTCQAIGDHGLAALPKTPEQLIILTHCNAGALATAGYGTALGVVRSAWKEGRLARVYADETRPRLQGAKLTAWECVQEGIPVTVITDNMAAHCMKQGLIDAVVVGADRIAANGDAANKIGTYSLAIVAKAHNIPFFVAAPLSTVDFELIDGSQIPIEERHPQEIYQIGETILTPPGVEFYNPAFDVTPAHLITAIITENGAFPPGDLLNAKNAKIQS; from the coding sequence ATGGTTTATCCCGTTATTTGGAAAGATAATTCAGTATCACTCATTGATCAAACTCGTTTACCTAACGAATATACAGTGGTAGAGATTCACCGCAGTGAAGATATGGCACAAGCCATTATAACAATGATTGTCAGGGGTGCGCCGGCGATTGGGGTTGCTGCGGCTTATGGGATGTATTTAGGTGCTAGGGAAATTGAAACAAGCGATAACCAAGAATTTTTAGCTAAACTAGAGAAAGTAGCCAATTTGTTGCGTTCTACCCGTCCCACTGCGGTAAATTTGTTTTGGGCAATTGGGAGAATGATGCAAACAGCCTATGAAACATTAGGCACAGTTGCCGAAATTCAACAAACTCTTTTAGAAACCGCTAAAAAGATTAATGCTGAAGATTTACAAACCTGTCAAGCCATAGGTGATCATGGTTTAGCCGCATTACCGAAAACTCCCGAACAACTGATTATACTCACACATTGTAACGCTGGAGCTTTAGCAACTGCTGGTTATGGTACAGCATTAGGTGTAGTCCGTTCTGCCTGGAAAGAAGGACGTTTAGCCAGAGTATATGCAGATGAAACTCGTCCCCGGTTACAAGGTGCAAAACTCACCGCTTGGGAATGTGTACAAGAAGGGATTCCGGTGACAGTAATTACCGATAATATGGCTGCCCATTGCATGAAACAAGGTTTAATTGATGCTGTGGTTGTGGGTGCTGATAGAATTGCTGCTAATGGTGACGCTGCCAATAAAATCGGGACTTACAGTTTAGCAATTGTGGCCAAAGCCCATAATATTCCTTTCTTCGTCGCTGCACCTTTATCCACAGTAGATTTTGAATTAATTGATGGTAGTCAAATTCCCATTGAAGAACGTCACCCCCAGGAAATTTATCAAATAGGTGAAACTATCCTCACACCTCCAGGAGTGGAATTTTATAACCCGGCTTTTGATGTCACACCTGCCCATTTAATCACAGCAATTATCACTGAAAATGGAGCTTTTCCTCCTGGTGATTTATTAAATGCTAAAAATGCCAAAATCCAAAGCTAA
- the cbiE gene encoding precorrin-6y C5,15-methyltransferase (decarboxylating) subunit CbiE: MKKWLSIIGIGEDGLAGLSPIAVSCLDKAQIIFGGERHLSMLPHDDNREKISWKSPFQDSITEIISRRGQVVCILASGDPLCYGVGATIIKDIPISEITIIPALSAFSLACSRLGWSLTEVETLSLCGRPVSLLQSYIYPGAKLLILSEGKNTPANVAEILTSRGYGHSQITVLEKMGNVDENIITDIAANWNQTNIAALNTIAVECITDNGIVALSRFPGLPDHAFHHDGQLTKREVRAVTLSSLAPNPGELLWDVGAGCGSISIEWLRSHVRCRAIAIEQNSTRLNYIADNATALGTPNLQIIAGKALEVIHNLPAPNAIFIGGGVTAPEILEICWSALLPGGRMVVNVVTLEGEQRLYQWYEKVGGNFTRIAIQRAEPIGKFLGWKAMSPVTQWVGRKN, encoded by the coding sequence ATGAAAAAATGGTTATCAATTATCGGTATCGGTGAAGATGGTTTAGCAGGGTTAAGTCCCATTGCTGTTTCCTGCTTAGACAAAGCTCAAATTATCTTTGGTGGGGAACGTCATCTTTCCATGTTACCCCATGACGACAACCGCGAAAAAATTTCCTGGAAATCACCTTTCCAAGATTCCATAACCGAAATTATTAGTCGTCGTGGTCAAGTAGTTTGTATTTTAGCTAGTGGCGACCCGTTATGTTATGGTGTGGGTGCAACTATTATTAAAGATATTCCTATTTCGGAAATTACTATTATTCCTGCACTTTCAGCTTTTAGTCTGGCTTGTTCTCGTTTAGGATGGTCATTAACGGAGGTGGAAACTTTAAGTTTATGTGGTCGTCCGGTTTCTTTACTCCAATCTTATATTTATCCTGGTGCAAAATTATTAATTTTGAGTGAGGGAAAAAATACTCCGGCTAATGTGGCGGAAATTTTGACAAGTCGCGGTTATGGTCATAGTCAAATTACCGTTTTAGAAAAAATGGGGAATGTTGATGAAAATATTATCACAGATATCGCTGCTAATTGGAATCAAACAAATATCGCGGCTTTAAATACTATTGCGGTGGAATGTATTACAGATAATGGAATAGTCGCTTTATCCAGATTTCCCGGTTTACCTGATCATGCTTTTCATCATGATGGACAATTAACTAAAAGGGAAGTCCGCGCGGTGACATTATCTAGTTTAGCACCTAATCCTGGTGAGTTGCTTTGGGATGTGGGGGCTGGTTGTGGTTCTATTTCTATAGAATGGTTGCGGAGTCATGTTAGATGTCGAGCGATCGCTATTGAACAAAATTCCACTAGACTAAATTATATTGCTGATAATGCCACCGCTTTGGGAACACCAAATTTACAAATTATTGCGGGTAAAGCACTAGAAGTTATTCACAATTTACCCGCACCAAATGCGATTTTTATTGGTGGTGGTGTGACAGCACCGGAAATATTAGAAATTTGTTGGAGTGCCTTGCTTCCAGGGGGTAGAATGGTAGTGAATGTTGTCACTTTGGAAGGTGAACAAAGATTATATCAATGGTATGAAAAAGTAGGCGGAAATTTCACCCGCATTGCTATTCAACGCGCCGAACCGATTGGTAAATTTCTCGGTTGGAAAGCCATGTCTCCTGTTACTCAATGGGTAGGAAGAAAGAATTAA
- a CDS encoding type II toxin-antitoxin system HicB family antitoxin, translating into MNLKIEIEQEEDGRFIADVIDFPGVLAYGNTRQEAVAKVQALALRVLADKLEHGEVKPDLFSVSFAAA; encoded by the coding sequence ATGAACTTGAAAATAGAGATTGAACAAGAGGAAGACGGACGCTTTATTGCGGACGTGATTGATTTTCCCGGTGTGTTGGCTTATGGAAACACAAGACAGGAAGCGGTGGCTAAGGTTCAGGCTTTGGCTTTGCGTGTTTTGGCTGATAAACTGGAACATGGGGAAGTAAAACCAGATTTATTTAGTGTTTCTTTTGCAGCAGCATGA
- a CDS encoding type II toxin-antitoxin system HicA family toxin, with the protein MSQWSSQKAKRVLAALLRIGWEIKRQSGSHKILSHSDWADFVFAFHDNEEIGPRMLARISKLTGLTPDDL; encoded by the coding sequence ATGAGTCAATGGTCAAGTCAAAAAGCAAAGCGCGTTTTAGCTGCTTTGTTACGTATTGGGTGGGAAATCAAACGTCAATCGGGTTCACACAAAATTCTGTCACACTCTGATTGGGCTGATTTTGTCTTTGCTTTTCATGATAATGAAGAAATTGGTCCAAGAATGTTAGCAAGAATCAGTAAACTTACTGGTTTAACTCCTGATGATTTGTAG
- the cobG gene encoding precorrin-3B synthase, giving the protein MQIPFTACPGLFYNTPAQDGLLYRLRIPGGIINYQQFQAIADIADHDGSGYIDITNRANLQIREIKQNINVEVLQKLQALGLASTNANVDHIRNIMTSPTAGIDTQELIDTRPLVKAWEEYIITHSQLSELSAKFSVCFDGGGKVSVSDRLNDIILAAELVNSKVYLRLYLGYGEKGEPAKDTGILLKPGEAIPVLAALAETYRKHIDTKNRRKPRLREIINNITIEKYLHQVQQNHIFDITKNSPSLCASATAVTHGGNPQDRAASPLREKTHIGIHSQSQSGLYYIGIVLPLGRLETWQIRGLANIAQRYGDDNIRLTPWQNLLLTDIPQNEISEVEKEITNLGLNFSATDIKSFLVACAGKRGCAAAATETKDDALNLAKYLENSMILDSPVNIHFTGCSKSCAQHTEADITLLGVTTETTKETFPGYQVYVFGHLLHEYVNVAKVPTLIQQVLEVYQKHRLSLHESFRDFIYRQSHQLNQLFKC; this is encoded by the coding sequence TTGCAAATTCCATTTACTGCTTGTCCAGGATTATTTTACAACACACCCGCCCAAGATGGTCTTCTTTATCGGCTGAGAATACCAGGGGGAATCATTAATTATCAACAGTTTCAGGCTATTGCAGATATTGCTGATCATGATGGTAGTGGCTATATTGATATTACTAACCGGGCTAATTTGCAAATTAGGGAAATCAAACAAAACATAAATGTTGAAGTTCTGCAAAAATTACAAGCATTGGGTTTAGCTTCTACCAATGCTAATGTAGATCATATCCGCAATATCATGACTAGTCCCACTGCGGGGATTGACACACAAGAATTAATAGATACTCGTCCCTTAGTCAAAGCCTGGGAAGAATATATAATCACACATTCTCAACTTTCCGAATTATCGGCAAAATTTAGTGTGTGTTTTGATGGTGGAGGCAAAGTTTCTGTAAGCGATCGCCTCAATGATATTATATTAGCAGCAGAATTAGTTAACAGCAAAGTCTATTTGCGGTTATATCTGGGTTATGGAGAAAAAGGAGAACCAGCGAAAGACACAGGAATTTTATTAAAACCAGGAGAAGCAATCCCAGTTTTAGCAGCATTAGCTGAGACTTACCGAAAACACATAGACACTAAAAACCGACGCAAACCACGATTACGAGAAATCATCAATAACATCACAATTGAAAAATATCTTCACCAAGTCCAACAAAATCATATATTTGATATTACAAAAAACTCACCTTCTCTCTGTGCCTCTGCTACGGCAGTCACTCATGGGGGAAACCCCCAAGACCGCGCTGCCTCGCCTCTGCGTGAGAAAACCCATATTGGCATTCATTCCCAAAGCCAAAGCGGATTATATTATATCGGCATAGTTTTACCCTTGGGAAGATTAGAAACTTGGCAAATTAGAGGTTTAGCGAATATTGCTCAAAGATATGGTGATGATAATATCAGGTTAACACCTTGGCAAAACTTACTATTAACGGATATTCCCCAAAACGAAATTAGCGAAGTTGAGAAAGAAATTACCAATTTAGGTTTAAACTTTTCAGCAACCGACATTAAAAGTTTCTTAGTAGCTTGTGCGGGGAAACGGGGTTGTGCTGCTGCGGCCACAGAAACTAAAGATGATGCCTTAAACTTGGCAAAATACCTGGAAAATTCTATGATTCTGGATTCTCCAGTGAATATCCACTTTACTGGTTGCAGCAAATCTTGCGCTCAACACACTGAAGCTGATATTACCTTACTTGGTGTTACCACAGAAACTACAAAGGAAACTTTCCCAGGTTATCAAGTCTATGTTTTTGGTCATTTACTCCATGAATATGTAAACGTGGCGAAAGTTCCGACTCTGATTCAACAAGTATTGGAAGTGTATCAAAAACACCGTTTAAGTTTACATGAATCCTTTAGAGACTTCATCTATCGTCAAAGCCACCAATTAAACCAATTATTTAAGTGCTAA
- a CDS encoding precorrin-8X methylmutase: MFDYIRDANEIYRNSFEIIRSESNLDKLPEDIAKVTVRMIHACGMTDIVEDLSYTPTAAEAGRNAIAAGAPILCDCRMVAEGVTRSRLPRNNNVICTLNDPEVPQIAKRLRNTRSAAALELWRFHIEGAVVVIGNAPTALFRLLEMLDDGVPKPALILGFPVGFVGAAESKAALAADSRNVPFMTLHGRRGGSAIAAAAVNALSSEEE, translated from the coding sequence ATGTTTGACTACATCCGCGATGCCAACGAAATATATCGTAATTCCTTTGAAATTATTCGGTCAGAATCCAATCTAGACAAGTTACCAGAGGATATAGCTAAAGTTACAGTTCGGATGATTCATGCCTGTGGAATGACGGATATTGTTGAAGACTTAAGCTATACACCCACAGCGGCAGAAGCGGGGAGAAATGCTATAGCCGCCGGCGCACCGATTTTGTGTGATTGTCGCATGGTAGCCGAAGGGGTAACAAGAAGCAGATTACCCAGAAACAATAACGTTATCTGCACCCTCAATGACCCAGAAGTTCCACAAATAGCTAAGAGACTCAGAAATACAAGGTCAGCAGCAGCTTTAGAATTATGGCGTTTCCATATAGAAGGGGCAGTAGTAGTGATTGGGAATGCACCAACAGCCCTATTTAGGTTATTGGAAATGCTAGATGATGGAGTTCCTAAACCTGCATTAATATTGGGTTTTCCGGTCGGTTTCGTGGGTGCAGCCGAATCAAAAGCCGCATTGGCCGCAGATAGTCGCAATGTCCCATTTATGACTTTACATGGTAGACGGGGCGGAAGTGCGATCGCTGCTGCTGCTGTGAATGCTTTATCCAGTGAGGAAGAGTAA
- a CDS encoding precorrin-2 C(20)-methyltransferase, translated as MTNSGGRLYGIGVGPGDPELITLKALRILRSAPVIAYQSATNKESIARKIVSSYLDNSQIEVLFHLPRALEPEKAKSIYDQETQPIADHLAAGRDVAVLCEGDPFFYGSFMYLFTRLADKYKTEVVPGVSSLMACPVALGLPFTYYNDVLTVLPAPLPVEFLTSQLLATDAAAIMKLGRHFPKIRNLLHELGLASRARYIERATTTQQRILPLDEVNPEDVPYFSMIIIPTKNKL; from the coding sequence ATGACTAACTCTGGAGGTCGTCTTTATGGAATTGGTGTGGGACCTGGAGACCCTGAACTCATCACATTAAAAGCTTTGCGTATCCTCCGTTCTGCCCCAGTTATTGCTTATCAATCAGCGACGAACAAGGAAAGTATCGCCAGAAAAATTGTTTCTTCCTACTTGGATAATAGTCAGATTGAGGTACTATTTCACCTTCCTCGGGCCTTAGAACCAGAAAAGGCTAAGTCTATCTATGATCAAGAAACTCAACCCATTGCTGACCATTTAGCAGCCGGTCGAGATGTAGCAGTTCTCTGTGAAGGAGATCCGTTTTTCTATGGTTCTTTTATGTACCTTTTTACTCGTTTGGCTGACAAGTACAAAACAGAAGTCGTCCCCGGAGTTTCCTCGCTCATGGCCTGTCCTGTAGCTTTGGGTTTACCATTTACCTATTACAATGATGTCCTCACGGTTTTACCCGCACCACTACCAGTAGAATTTCTCACTAGTCAACTTCTGGCTACTGACGCTGCGGCTATTATGAAACTTGGTCGTCATTTTCCGAAAATCAGGAATCTTCTCCACGAATTAGGACTAGCTTCCAGAGCCAGATACATTGAACGCGCTACAACCACACAGCAGCGCATATTGCCTTTAGATGAGGTTAACCCAGAAGACGTTCCTTATTTTTCGATGATTATTATTCCCACTAAAAATAAGTTGTAG
- the cobJ gene encoding precorrin-3B C(17)-methyltransferase, which yields MNTRVRVVAAVVVLSQNSVIIGRKITNILPGAKLYGLVSRTNDVDISFTNFGETVRELFTAGTPIIGICAAGILIRTIAPILTNKGQEPPILAIAEDGTAVVPLLGGLSGVNDLARQIAEALNIKPAITTTGDIRFHTALLSPPSGYHLANPEHGKKFIADLLAGAKVKLEGTAPWLSESNLPIDENSELTIQITEKLGNFSYNCLVYHPAKIAIALTNPEPHTITQIQEILKESNLAPAAVAGIFAPLQLANNSQLHSIAKALGVPIRFFPKSELTELILAAAGADAQIVSSSTAIAVAISTQIINPANIGQPQGKLAIIGTGPGASQWMSPQVKEILAAATDLVGYKNYINLIGSLADGKCVHESDNRVEAERAYQALDLAAAGKYVAVVSSGDPGIYAMAAAVFEVLDQYNKPEWQTIDIQVAPGISAMQAAAATIGAPLGHDFCVISLSDILKPWEIIAQRITAAATSDFVIAFYNPVSKERTWQLAAAKKILMEHRKPHTPVVLGRNLGRKGEQVQVITLEELEPTLADMRTVIIIGSSHTRQIQQDNNVWVYTSRRYNSEE from the coding sequence ATGAACACAAGGGTAAGGGTAGTGGCTGCGGTTGTGGTGTTGAGTCAAAATAGCGTTATCATTGGGCGAAAAATTACCAATATCTTACCAGGTGCGAAATTGTATGGTTTAGTTAGTCGTACCAATGATGTTGATATTAGCTTTACCAATTTTGGCGAAACTGTGCGAGAACTATTCACCGCTGGTACACCGATAATTGGTATTTGTGCCGCTGGTATTCTCATCAGAACAATTGCCCCTATTTTAACTAATAAAGGACAAGAACCACCTATTTTAGCTATTGCAGAAGATGGAACTGCTGTAGTACCGCTTTTAGGTGGGCTGAGTGGTGTAAATGACTTAGCGCGTCAAATTGCAGAGGCTTTAAATATAAAACCAGCAATTACCACCACAGGAGATATCCGCTTTCACACTGCTTTGTTATCTCCTCCCTCTGGATATCATTTAGCTAACCCAGAACATGGGAAAAAATTTATTGCTGACTTATTAGCAGGGGCAAAAGTTAAGTTAGAAGGAACAGCACCTTGGTTAAGCGAAAGTAATTTACCTATTGATGAAAATAGCGAGTTAACTATTCAAATTACTGAAAAACTGGGTAATTTTAGTTACAACTGTTTAGTTTACCATCCTGCAAAAATTGCTATCGCCCTAACTAACCCAGAACCACACACTATTACTCAAATTCAGGAAATACTCAAAGAATCTAATTTAGCACCTGCCGCAGTCGCGGGAATATTTGCACCACTTCAATTAGCTAATAATTCCCAGCTTCACTCTATAGCTAAGGCTTTGGGAGTTCCTATTCGCTTCTTTCCCAAAAGTGAATTAACAGAATTGATTTTAGCCGCCGCAGGTGCAGATGCCCAAATTGTATCATCCTCAACTGCTATTGCCGTCGCCATCTCAACTCAAATTATTAACCCCGCTAATATAGGACAACCCCAGGGGAAATTAGCTATTATTGGTACAGGTCCTGGTGCATCTCAATGGATGTCACCGCAAGTAAAGGAAATTCTGGCAGCAGCAACGGATTTAGTCGGTTATAAAAATTATATTAATTTAATCGGTTCTCTGGCAGATGGTAAGTGTGTCCATGAATCAGATAATCGAGTAGAAGCAGAAAGAGCGTATCAGGCGTTGGACTTAGCCGCAGCCGGAAAATATGTAGCGGTTGTGTCTTCTGGCGACCCCGGTATTTACGCAATGGCAGCGGCAGTTTTTGAGGTTTTAGACCAATATAATAAACCAGAATGGCAAACTATTGATATTCAAGTCGCCCCTGGTATTTCCGCTATGCAAGCCGCAGCAGCCACCATTGGTGCGCCTTTAGGACATGATTTTTGTGTGATTTCCCTATCTGACATTTTGAAGCCTTGGGAAATTATCGCCCAACGAATCACGGCTGCGGCTACCAGTGATTTTGTAATTGCTTTTTACAATCCTGTATCCAAAGAACGTACTTGGCAACTAGCGGCCGCAAAAAAGATTTTAATGGAACACCGAAAACCTCATACTCCAGTCGTGTTAGGGCGAAATCTAGGGAGAAAGGGAGAACAAGTCCAGGTTATTACCCTGGAAGAGTTAGAACCGACATTAGCAGATATGCGAACTGTGATTATTATCGGTTCTTCCCACACTCGACAAATTCAGCAGGATAATAATGTTTGGGTTTATACTTCCCGCCGATATAACTCTGAAGAATGA
- a CDS encoding pentapeptide repeat-containing protein gives MDTQKLLKSYKSGERDFPGMNLHQAMLRRADLRGINLEAADLSGADLSRANLSGCNLSRANLTNADLTRANLENANLSEVNLIGADLTRVNLRKTNLNRADLRTAILSSATLVGANLSQAEISGADFRGANLHNANLIDSNINEAEFMGVDLTTIIITESEITGEILHIGLSHTWITWAGSC, from the coding sequence CGTATAAATCAGGAGAAAGGGACTTTCCTGGAATGAATCTGCACCAAGCTATGTTAAGACGTGCTGATTTGAGAGGAATAAATTTAGAAGCAGCAGATTTAAGCGGTGCTGATCTTAGTCGAGCAAATTTGAGTGGTTGTAATCTCAGTAGAGCGAATTTAACCAATGCTGATTTAACTAGAGCAAATTTGGAAAATGCAAACTTAAGTGAAGTTAACTTAATAGGCGCTGATTTAACCAGAGTCAATTTGAGAAAAACCAATCTGAATCGTGCTGATTTGCGAACTGCAATTTTAAGTTCAGCAACCCTAGTAGGTGCAAATCTGAGTCAAGCAGAAATCAGTGGTGCTGACTTTAGAGGTGCAAATCTCCATAACGCTAATTTAATTGATAGCAATATCAATGAAGCAGAATTTATGGGCGTTGATTTAACAACAATAATCATTACAGAATCTGAGATAACCGGAGAAATTTTGCATATAGGGTTATCCCACACCTGGATAACTTGGGCTGGTAGTTGTTAA